The Ooceraea biroi isolate clonal line C1 chromosome 3, Obir_v5.4, whole genome shotgun sequence genome contains the following window.
AAGTCGCAACGTGGTGTTTCTCGTCTATTTTCTTGCTTCATTCCGACTACTCGTGTTGCATTTCACACGGAAAGCCGATGTTTGTGGTGTGCATAACACGACTGCCGACAGTCGACGACCGCTGCTCCGATTCAGTGGCGCGATCAGCAATGTAAATGAGCATGAGCATGCAACTTCATTAACAATCTATTATGCGGTGTAATGTGATGCAGATCACAACGAAGTTGTATTGTCCATTTGACGTTCGCAAGACAAGCTCAAggagaattattttcatttagaGCATTTTAGTGGAATTTTGGAAAGAGTTCTAAAATCTCTCTTCTGGTGCTTGGTAACATTTTCTTTCAAGATCAAAGCACTTTCATGGCTTGTTCGTCCGTTTTTGAGGAGGCGACGATGATTATTCGTCGTATTATTAACTAGTTTAGATCTCTTCTTGGTACTAAACTGTTTTGGAAGCGCGCTGCTCTACTTGACGTGCTCGGATTGAAGAATGATTAACGACGACACGAAACCGGAATTAATCACTTTGGATCTTCCAGAAACTTGGTGAGTGGGGTTGACTTAACCCCGTTCTTATGCAAGCTAACCGACCTTATTTGTCGCCACCCTACTTTGTCTATTTTAAGTCTCACGGAAGCACACGTGCGTGCAGACAGAAAGGTCAATACCATAAGAGAGGGCTAGAATCTGATATGCTCTTGACATTATTACGCAATCGGCGTCATACATCATCGTCAGCGGACTTGAAACAGGAAGAGtcactaattaaaaaaataaccaCGTGTATATACGCAAGATAGTTAAATAGATGATAATTAGATGGtaggtaattaattaaaaagtttgtCAAAGGTATgtttactctttctctctctctctctcttccatgctctataaattttaaataagatcCTACAAGTTTTTCAGGGCTGACGACCGATCATCAACCCCTTGTTTGCCTAAGCATCATAGACTACCCGGAGAACAAAGCGTCGTTCTTCATAGAACGTAACAGTACTTGCGGTTGAATCATTCACCACCCACGGTGGATTGGACCGCGACGAGACGAGAAGAAGAGCTTCAACAAGACGAAGAAGagcaagggagagagagaggacggaACGAAGGAGGACGTTATTGTCGCTCGAGCACTTTACGCCAATTTGCAGGCGCGACGTTTTGAAAAGGATGTTCCTGATAATATGGAAAACATTGAACTCAGCGGATAAGGGGTCAAGTGGGTTAGTCGTTCCTCGCGCTAGTTAGGACAATAGGATATGCACACCGATGACAGTTAGAGAGAAGATCTCGGCAAATAGACCTCGCTAACTGGAAGATACAACCAAGATGAACGAGATAGACATCGATGTCTCTATTTGCAGATTGACTTCTTTGTGACTGAGACAGATCCGTACTAGAGACGTTATTATGCAAATGTACAGATACTCTCGCCCCTCCAGCTAtctctaaaaaatatttaacaagcAAATTGTAGGATACGTTTTTTATCGTTACTGTAAACAAGTTATTGTTACGCCATTACGTCTCTCAAGTTTACGAGAGCTCTCCACCTTCCACAGAGTCTTTCCAAGGTACATAAAGCACTGGGAGATTTTCACTCCGCGGAAACTTCTTTCATCACTCGTGTAAACGCGTAACACCCTTCGACGCGAAGCCGCGATTCGTCCTGAGATACAACCTTGGGCGGAGGAAAAAGAAGCCGTGGTGGAAGTTTCTTGCTCCGGTTGAAGTTTCTTTTCCACAATTGCAGCTGCGTGTAAAGGCGCATCGAGTACGCGAGGCAGCGGATAGAATAGTGGGGTGAGGGCATGATCGTGGGAGAGATGAAAAGGGACATAATGGAGGAGCGGAGGTGGAAGgaaaacaagaagaagaagacgaagaagcagaaggaggaggaggaaatcTTCCCCGCTACCTACGGAACGAGGGACCGTGCGTAATAAGTGGCTTGAATGTCTGAAGAGCCGAACAAGATGCGGCTCGTTGCACTCTCGTCtcccatttttttctttttccttttccgcAGAAGCGCAAAGAAGAGCGCGGCGAGAAACGATACGAAGGTAAAGAAGCGACGCGTCGGGAAAAATACACGTGAAACGTTCTGGACTTTGACGATAAACCGTTTGTTTTCAGGTCGCTAAAGGCTGCCTGCAATTACTCCGTATCGTTATTACGCTCCCTAAATTTTTTGCTGGGCGGCTAAGATGATAAGAATTTCAATGAACAGCTTCCTTACAACCATTTTAGAATCCTCTCCAAAACTgacaattaataaatcaataaatagtACAAATCGTTGAATAGCTTGCTTACATTCTTATCCGCTGGCATTCATTTCTTCTAGGTGTGGAACGACGAGAATGAATACGGGAGGAAGTAAGATGCAGGAGGTGGCTGCGTCCCGCGGGATAATAACCAAATGGAGGAGGACGTTAACTACTAGGTCCGCGTAGGCAGACTCACCTGAAACGATCGACCAATTTAGTGCGACCGCTTATTATCGGTCGCAGAAAAAGCGGCGTGGAACAACGAGCAGAGCGAAGAAACCGCCAAGAACCGATTCAAAATCGCTCGTCTTGCCTACCGACGGTTTTCGAGCGATGCATGTTGTTCATCTAATCTATTCTTTCACGTATAACCGTTAACAagcaaaaaagaaacgattttattataaagttacttttttatagtGAGACTCGATTTAGAATTgtgcgtttaattaaaaacgtcTTGTCTACGagcgattattaaatatttccaatcttgatatttttccttttaccTTCATATTTCAGCATAATCTTCTTTCTTAGATACGATCGCGGCTAATTCTGAGTAGGAATTCAATGATCCTGCAGCAACCTGTGAATAATTGCGAGACACGCAAGGTCGGAAATGGGGGCGATCGTCGTAGTCAAAGTCAATGAACCGCgagaagaggaaggaagaatGCAACGAGCGCGAGGATTTTATGAGGGGCAGCCGTCGTTAATAGTGCGCAGTGCCGAATAAACCCCGAGGGAGCTtcgcaaaaattatttctatcgtAAATCCTTCTTTTCCCTCGATAGAACGTTCAAGTTGCGTTTCGTGAAACTGCACGAGAATGCGCGAGATCAGGAACGGAAGAACTGCAATTCTCAAGATTGCTTACGCGTCTGTGGCCGATGGTGTTAATTACCGTGGTAAAATGACTGATATCATCTTTGTAATCCGGTCAGAGTCGTCGCGATGCTCGTGGTAAATTGTTTCTACCGGAAACGCgagctcgtcgtcgtcgtcgttctcagCTCTGTCGTGCTGGCGTAATCGCGAGATCGCGCGGAGATGGAAATTTCGTCAGTATGTCATTGTTAAATTGCCTCAGTCGCGTCAATTCATAAATTGTCGCATGCGCTTCGCGTTGCCCGAAGATGTCTCGGCGAATCATCGTGGAATAAAGTTGTACGTAATATAAGATGTTCCAATTTCGAGAAAGCCATCACGTCTGAACGATCAGCAAAGCCAcggataattttataaaaaggaTCAATTTAATATCTCACGATATTGATTTTTGGCTAAAAATTTCTCAATTGAAACTACTGATGAAAATCGAATAATACGTTAAAATCGTATCctcgtttaattatttataatactttttgaaTTAATTGAACAACGGTGAGTGTGGATTAATAAATCCAAAACGGAAAGGGTGAAGAGAATGCTTAAGGCGGCAGATTTCCTTATCACACTCACGACATAAAGTGCTGTTTGATAAGATTACGACCTATCGCAAAAGGATAAACAGTTGGCCATGACAATAAATGATGTGCGCTTCTTGCAGCTTCCGGTTTCCTAACGTGAAAATATGCACCAACATGCACCGCGTTTCGgaatataaaaatggaatgtttatgtatatgaatatatttcgtaatattaatattatcttctTATCTCTACTCGAAAGttcggaaaaagaagaagcaaaAAAGGAATTTCATGCATTCACCCTATCTAATCTAGCGATCTATCAATCGCGACGACAATTAATTAAGCACCGGACAATTGCGTGACCGGAAACGCGAAGGAGAACCGCTATGAACGTCGTGCGATGAGTGCGATGCCATGTTTGCAATTGCGCGCAAGTTGCTCATTGTTTCAGGTAGATAAATAACTGATATTAACGATTAACATGTTACAAGGATACATAGTGTTTTTTGATATCATCGGTAGTTTAAATAAACAGCAATGCAACAGAAATACAGCCCAAGCGATTAGTTTACGGGAATAAGAAAACATTACATTACGAATAATGGTGATGCTCAATTCAATATACGTACACgtaatacgtatatataactGAAACGTgagaatatgtaatttttttgtttagaGTATCATAGTACATCGAAAAGGCCGCATCAACAGGATGTATACATCGAGGCAAGAAGCGTGTACTGAACGCGAACTTTCGATTATACGCACTATAAATTTCCAAGCCACGCACCATTAACTCGCTGATAGCTGAAAATCCGGCTGGATCAATGAATCCCGGCAGAAGGCAATATTGCTCGGTGCATTATTTCGCCGACCGCGTGAAGATGTTTCTGACGCTGTGCAATCAGCTGGATAATTAGCGACGAAAAAGATAATAGTCAATTCTGATAGGACAATAAATccctattattattattattattaagattcCTGCATGAACAAAggttcataaaaataaaaagtaaaattgcaTAATCATGAACATTCTTCACACAAAAATAATTCAGTTAAAATAAATGACTATAAAATTAAActcaataaatttcaatataaaaagcaGCCTTCAAGCGGCAATTACTAGCCGCAGCAAAATCAAATGGCAAAACTGGTTTTTGTACAGACAATGCGTCGTAAATGGACGAAAGTACATGTGACGCACCATTAAAACGGAACGGAATAGAAAAGCAACTACAGAGAGAAAAGCAAGTCGCTTCTCGGGCTACATAAAGAAATAGTGAGGATTAGTCTGACGAACGTTCGTTCTCTCGATTGAATCGAGGTACGATGAGTGCTCTCAGTTTCGCTCTTCCCTTCTCGGGTTTCCTCTATATATTAGGTAAACCTACAGTATCGGtgagttttctttttctttcttattagTCTTACGGTATCCGCAGTGAAATTTGAATTATACTACAAACCtgtcgtattttttttttcaggaAATACCCGATGCAGGAAAAGTAACAAGTGTGACCGAACAATTAAACAATCCTCTTCTCGAAATTTCAACAGAAAGTTACAAGAAAAGTGACGAAAATGAACCTGAGCTACGATTTCTGTTTCCTTCTTTGGATCCGTTGAAGACAACGATGCCAACAAGTCCTGCAAATCGGAAACTGGACGTCGGTTTCCGGGTCGGTTTTGATTCGGATAAAACAGAATTGAAACATCTACCAGATCTCttgacgaaaaatattcagcTCGACGCAAAATGGTCGCAAGGATCGGACGAGCATAAAGCTTCCAAAGAACTTGCGACCGAAGATGTGCGGATTAAAAGTGTTCCCAAGAATGCGGTGACAGAAAGCAACAGAAAGGACGCGGCTATTCGCTTGTACGTTCCGGATGTTAAGGATACGTTGAAGGAAAAGCTTGCGAAagggaagcagctcgaaatgGACGTTGATGTGATTCGAACGGACGTGGACAAGGCTAATGCCTCGACTGTCGATAATCGCGCGAAAAGGAAGCGAAGTTATATCCGGCTCTGCAAAAGATTAACCGGATCGATGCAAAAGCCACGTGGTAAGGATTGCGTCAAGTTTCCGAAGAGCGAATTTTACCTGGAACAAGCTTCGAAGACGAAAGAGGAAAATCAGAAAGACGGTTCAGTTAGCATTAGCTTTGTAGGGACCAAGACCAACGACGGGAAGAATTATAAGAATTCCGAAAATGGAAGCTACGAGTACAAACAACGAGATGGAACGGCGAAGCCTCGTTAACTCTCGATTTCAGATGATTCGGGTGTGAAGTTGGTCAATAAATTAGAACCTATACAGGTCACAGTCGACGATAAAATTGATGAATCCTTACATCATGACTTCAGTCTTCGATCAACAATTGCAACTGGCATATACACTGAAAAAAGATTTGTTCAAcgaaaaaacaattatttgacTTAACAAAATGCTGCGGTCGGATACGTTCAAATAAATGTCAATGTAATAAgaactaaatattttgtttaatgattacgatatttttaaatttggtCCAACCAAATTTAGTTATTGcagacaaaatatttatttcattctacagtatatttaattgaagagAAATTGTTGTTTTGATGACTCATAAAATAGCATTAATTGAGATAACAAAAAGATGTGTGtgtcaaacaaaaaataatgaaagaacaACAAAATCTATGTTTAAAATAAGGGTGTAGTTTTTTCGTTCGACTTCATTATAGTTGAAAcctatataaatcaatattaccgcgaacgttatattttttcatttaaccaAGGATATAGTCATAGTGACAAAACGTAGGGTAGGACGaactttatgtttatttaacacAACACAATATCCTTTTAATGaagtgaaatattttgtttattttgtaataaattaaattgaatgaaCTATCGTTCTTGCTAGTCCAAACCATTCACGAGTTATAGTAAGTGTGAAGACGTCTTAGTTcgacaaaatatttgtttcttcagaaaagtcatttatttatgtaacataaaaagtattgTCGAAAGCTAACGAATTTATTCGATTAACCATTTAGGCATTTCATGATATCAAAGTTTACTTCCTATGATCAAATGAAAGgtaacaagaaaaaatatttagttaattggaattaacatttttttggaATAACTAGCTATTAAAATACGGTAACCAAATATTTGATTCGAatgactttatattttatataatctttaatttattacgacCAAGTTGGTTACACACACGTATAGTGAAGCACAACTTTTCGACCAcgactttatattattattgactttatattattttcgcgtgcacggttttccggatggttatttgtaaggtgataacgcaatgtttcttgcgagaacgtcacgcctggcctggccatctatcggtcgatGCTGACTGGGCAGTTAACTATGTTC
Protein-coding sequences here:
- the LOC105283193 gene encoding uncharacterized protein LOC105283193, whose amino-acid sequence is MSALSFALPFSGFLYILGKPTVSEIPDAGKVTSVTEQLNNPLLEISTESYKKSDENEPELRFLFPSLDPLKTTMPTSPANRKLDVGFRVGFDSDKTELKHLPDLLTKNIQLDAKWSQGSDEHKASKELATEDVRIKSVPKNAVTESNRKDAAIRLYVPDVKDTLKEKLAKGKQLEMDVDVIRTDVDKANASTVDNRAKRKRSYIRLCKRLTGSMQKPRGKDCVKFPKSEFYLEQASKTKEENQKDGSVSISFVGTKTNDGKNYKNSENGSYEYKQRDGTAKPR